One Pyrus communis chromosome 13, drPyrComm1.1, whole genome shotgun sequence genomic window carries:
- the LOC137712934 gene encoding uncharacterized protein gives MAARKRASTESSAQPKPNETAARTKPQEPTLAEPPIAPPKSGLILKLVLFFSVPYFYLLFYHYKIEQELRKSILINAGLSLAGFFVTVKMIPVASRYVLRRNLFGYDINKKGTPQGTVEVPESLGIVVGIVFLVLGILFQYFNFTADSNWLVEYNAALASICFMVLLGFVDDVLDVPWRVKLVLPSIAALPLLMAYAGHTTIVIPKPLVLYTGLEVLDLGWIYKLYMGLLAVFCTNSINIHAGLNGLEVGQTVVIAAAVLIHNIMQIGASADSEYKMAHAFSIYLIQPLLATSLGLLSYNWYPSSAFVGDTYTYFAGMTMAVAGILGHFSETLLIFFAPQVLNFLLSVPQLAGIVPCPRHRLPRFDPETGLLTGTKDGTVVNLFLRRFGRMTEKSLCVSLLVFQAMACCFCFLLRYFLAGWYK, from the exons aTGGCAGCTCGAAAGCGAGCTTCAACAGAGTCGTCGGCACAACCCAAACCAAACGAGACCGCCGCACGGACCAAACCCCAGGAACCCACATTAGCAGAGCCGCCGATTGCACCACCAAAGTCAGGCCTAATTCTGAAGCTCGTGCTCTTCTTCTCAGTCCCATACTTTTACCTCCTCTTCTACCACTACAAGATCGAACAAGAGCTTCGCAAATCGATTCTCATCAATGCGGGTCTCAGCCTTGCCGGGTTCTTCGTCACCGTTAAGATGATCCCCGTCGCTTCCAGATACGTTCTCCGGCGCAACCTCTTTGGCTACGATATTAACAAGAAGGGTACCCCTCAGGGTACTGTCGAAGT GCCTGAGTCACTGGGTATTGTTGTTGGAATTGTCTTCTTGGTCTTGGGAATCTTGTTTCAGTATTTTAACTTCACTGCAGATTCAAAT TGGCTTGTCGAATACAATGCAGCATTAGCATCCATATGCTTTATGGTATTGCTTGGATTTGTAGATGATGTTCTTGATGTACCTTGGAGGGT GAAATTAGTTCTGCCATCCATTGCAGCTCTACCACTGCTGATGGCCTATGCTGGACATACAACTATTGTCATACCTAAGCCTCTTGTTCTGTATACTGGGCTTGAGGTTTTGGACCTAG GATGGATTTATAAACTATACATGGGACTTTTGGCGGTTTTCTGCACAAACTCCATAAATATTCATGCTGGCTTGAATGGTCTTGAAGTTGGGCAGACGGTTGTTATTGCAGCTGCT GTTTTAATACATAATATCATGCAAATCGGGGCATCTGCAGATTCGGAGTATAAGATGGCACATGCATTCTCTATATATCTTATCCAACCCTTATTAGCCACCTCTTTGGGATTGCTCTCTTACAACTG GTATCCTTCTTCAGCTTTTGTTGGAGATACTTACACATATTTTGCAGGGATGACGATGGCTGTAGCTGGGATTTTAGGCCATTTTAG CGAAACACTCCTGATTTTCTTTGCACCTCAAGTATTGAACTTTCTCTTGTCAGTGCCCCAG CTTGCTGGAATTGTTCCATGTCCTCGGCATCGTCTGCCTAG GTTTGATCCTGAAACTGGACTGCTGACTGGGACAAAGGATGGGACGGTTGTAAACCTTTTTCTAAGACGATTTGGCAGGATGACAGAGAAGTCACTTTGCGTCTCTCTTCTAGTTTTCCAG GCTATGGCATGCTGCTTCTGTTTCCTGCTGAGGTATTTTCTTGCTGGCTGGTACAAATGA